A stretch of Besnoitia besnoiti strain Bb-Ger1 chromosome III, whole genome shotgun sequence DNA encodes these proteins:
- a CDS encoding RNA recognition motif-containing protein (encoded by transcript BESB_049610), protein MAVSSLAYAYGGTFASRFAAEAFSSFPIHGIQRPEESSPADEVTAPGDTAKSSSTGRPKERRTLWMGDLDRAELPVDETYVRNDMFLEFNAFITHVRVCRDKITRLPSFGFVEFATEKHAQYVLEHMNGRFVPGRCHKYKLNWANFNLTEKPETRATFSRPPELNRESGENANRVPDPAGRRLSDVCRQPQGSPPPDSTSVWVGSLDPATTREEIEDLFQQHYNTVCFVKLIMDPNTGTGRGFGFVHFRDPEEAERALGEMNGAICRGRRIRVNRSNNSRASSAQGAAQDPSFQSAMAKLYAATAYQAQKIAQDYCGGFVPTKRKRGVLAGGTTAKVVVRGLDPVCSEEEIERHLSHFGEIIQTKAVPGGKAYVTFAEPQAADNAVTYLSGCFIGANRVGLEHADSQPPENFGAGGEGTSADGGYYWPQSAVNVNTPATGNIG, encoded by the exons ATGGCGGTCTCAAGTTTGGCATATGCATACGGCGGGACATTCGCATCCCGCTTTGCGGCAGAAGCTTTTTCATCCTTCCCTATCCATGGGATTCAGCGACCTGAGGAAAGCAGTCCGGCAGATGAGGTTACTGCACCTGGTGACACAGCAAAGTCCAGCAGCACCGGCAGGCCGAAGGAACGAAGGACGCTGTGGATGGGCGACTTAGATCGAGCTGAGCTCCCAGTGGATGAAACATACGTAAGGAATGACATGTTTCTCGAATTTAATGCGTTCATCACTCACGTCCGAGTCTGCCGCGACAAGATAACGAGGCTGCCGTCATTCGGCTTTGTTGAGTTTGCAACCGAGAAGCATGCCCAGTATGTTTTAGAGCATATGAACGGCCGCTTCGTTCCCGGCAGATGCCACAAATACAAGCTGAACTGGGCGAATTTTAATCTGACCGAGAAACCGGAGACGCGGGCAACTTTCTCGCGGCCTCCCGAACTCAATCGGGAATCGGGGGAGAATGCCAACAGGGTTCCCGACCCAGCCG GCAGGAGGCTCAGTGACGTTTGTCGCCAGCCTCAGGGAAGCCCACCACCAGACAGCACGTCTGTGTGGGTCGGGAGTTTAGATCCCGCCACGACACGCGAGGAGATTGAAGACCTCTTTCAGCAGCATTATAACACAGTCTGCTTCGTGAAACTTATCATGGATCCTAACACAG GTACTGGCCGTGGATTTGGTTTCGTGCACTTCCGCGATCCCGAGGAAGCAGAACGAGCATTAGGAGAAATGAACGGGGCCATatgccgcgggcgtcgaATTCGTGTCAATCGATCAAACAACAGTAGAGCCTCTTCTGCCCAAGGCGCAGCCCAGGATCCCTCCTTTCAGTCCGCCATGGCGAAGCTGTATGCTGCTACAGCTTATCAGGCGCAGAAAATAGCTCAAGATTACTGTGGCGGTTTTGTGCCAacaaagagaaaacgcggagTTCTGGCTGGAGGGACAACCGCAAAAGTTGTGGTCAGGGGCTTGGACCCAGTGTGCTCCGAGGAAGAAATCGAAAGGCATTTGTCCCATTTTGGCGAGATCATTCAGACGAAAGCCGTGCCTGGAGGGAAAGCGTATGTGACTTTTGCGGAGCCGCAAGCGGCAGACAATGCCGTCACGTATCTGAGTGGGTGCTTCATCGGGGCCAATCGGGTAGGATTGGAACATGCTGACTCGCAACCACCGGAGAACTTTGGAGCTGGCGGTGAGGGAACaagcgccgacggcgggtACTACTGGCCTCAATCTGCAGTGAATGTGAACACACCTGCGACCGGAAACATCGGCTAA
- a CDS encoding RNA recognition motif-containing protein (encoded by transcript BESB_049620) has translation MFLGGTAGWGTADCNSYVAGLEAWGETPASTVAQQYYNTGTLVGAMGCQGDSLGCVRASGEPGPVMRAPGQLVPGGLSSDPTSDIACAAQEAAEKGRREHAKRKGLIAASDAELSGGIFHDVDPAMVPADMLPVPMMADQAILTKGTLERHTFLAIGPLAGCTLRLRGPGDDDGFIDVEDEVEGCEALMQTDQERLVAAKQKAKAQLHEEDQEMLYFTPYVGNLPI, from the coding sequence ATGTTCCTCGGTGGAACAGCCGGATGGGGAACCGCAGACTGCAACAGCTATGTTGCGGGGCTCGAGGCCTGGGGAGAAACACCTGCGTCAACAGTCGCCCAACAGTACTACAACACGGGGACTCTGGTCGGCGCCATGGGATGCCAGGGCGATTCTCTGGGATGTGTGAGGGCTTCAGGAGAGCCTGGCCCTGTTATGAGAGCTCCAGGACAATTAGTACCAGGTGGTCTTTCCTCGGATCCGACTTCGGACATAGCTTGTGCTGCGCAGGAAGCCGCCGAGAAAGGGCGGCGCGAACATGCCAAACGAAAAGGCTTGATTGCTGCGTCGGACGCCGAGCTCTCAGGTGGGATTTTCCATGACGTTGATCCAGCCATGGTTCCTGCAGACATGCTTCCGGTGCCGATGATGGCTGACCAGGCTATTCTCACGAAAGGCACCCTCGAGAGACACACATTCCTCGCCATTGGACCTCTAGCCGGATGCACGCTGAGGCTGCGCGGTCCCGGTGACGATGACGGCTTTATCGACGTAGAAGACGAAGTGGAAGGGTGCGAGGCGCTGATGCAGACGGACCAAGAGAGGCTTGTTGCCGCTAAGCAGAAAGCTAAAGCCCAGCTGCACGAGGAAGACCAGGAAATGCTATACTTCACACCTTATGTCGGCAACCTGCCCATCTAA